One window from the genome of Pedobacter schmidteae encodes:
- a CDS encoding aldose epimerase family protein, with protein sequence MNKNFNSICLIFISIWALSSCGNADQTNSAVVADTIAVPTAGIPDSASFKGDVEGKAVALYVLKNKNGVQVAITNYGGRIVSLMVPDKNHHFVDVVLGYDKLKSYQKKGEPFFGALIGRYGNRIAKGKFTLDGKTYQLQLNDGVNTLHGGTDGFYSKVWDAKKINDQLLELVYFSKDGEAGYPGNLTVKVTYELTGDNELKISYAATTDKNTIVNLTNHAYFNLNGAGDSTITDHLLMINADSFTPVDSTLIPTGKIEKVAGTPFDFNKAISIGERINADNQQLKYGKGYDHNFVLRKGKGLHKVATVTSPKTGIVMDVLTEEPGLQFYSGNFLTGKDKDGKGNITYPHRSAFCLETQHFPDAPNQPAFASTELKPRTEYKTLTIYRFSVQP encoded by the coding sequence ATGAACAAGAATTTCAATTCAATCTGTTTAATTTTTATTTCTATATGGGCATTAAGCAGCTGCGGAAATGCAGATCAAACCAATAGCGCTGTTGTTGCCGATACTATAGCGGTTCCAACTGCAGGTATTCCCGATTCGGCCAGTTTTAAAGGTGATGTTGAAGGGAAAGCAGTAGCCCTGTATGTCTTAAAAAATAAAAATGGTGTGCAGGTGGCCATTACCAATTATGGTGGGCGTATCGTATCGTTAATGGTACCTGATAAAAATCATCATTTTGTAGATGTTGTTTTAGGCTACGATAAACTAAAATCTTATCAGAAAAAAGGGGAACCGTTTTTTGGTGCGCTCATTGGTCGCTATGGCAACCGTATTGCCAAAGGGAAATTTACATTAGATGGTAAAACCTATCAGTTGCAATTAAACGATGGGGTAAATACACTTCATGGCGGAACTGACGGTTTTTACAGCAAAGTATGGGATGCCAAAAAGATAAATGATCAATTGCTCGAACTGGTCTATTTCTCTAAAGATGGAGAGGCCGGTTATCCCGGCAATTTAACGGTTAAGGTAACTTATGAATTAACAGGCGACAACGAGCTGAAGATAAGCTACGCGGCAACAACTGATAAAAATACCATAGTTAATTTAACCAATCATGCCTATTTTAACCTGAACGGTGCAGGCGACTCAACCATTACCGATCATTTACTGATGATCAATGCAGATAGTTTTACACCGGTTGATTCGACTTTGATTCCTACCGGAAAAATTGAAAAAGTTGCCGGAACACCGTTTGATTTTAATAAGGCGATATCAATTGGCGAAAGGATCAATGCCGATAATCAACAATTGAAATATGGTAAAGGTTATGACCATAATTTTGTATTGCGAAAAGGTAAAGGGCTACATAAAGTAGCCACGGTTACCAGTCCCAAAACAGGCATCGTAATGGATGTGCTTACCGAAGAACCCGGTCTGCAGTTTTATAGTGGTAATTTTTTAACCGGTAAGGATAAAGATGGTAAAGGTAACATCACCTATCCGCACCGTTCGGCCTTTTGCCTGGAAACCCAGCATTTTCCTGATGCACCAAATCAGCCAGCTTTTGCATCAACAGAGTTGAAACCCCGAACGGAATATAAAACCCTAACCATTTATCGGTTTAGTGTACAGCCGTAA
- a CDS encoding hybrid sensor histidine kinase/response regulator transcription factor, translated as MFPLFFWNRLLPIFLLLLGYGQVFAQKDRISFKHLTVENGLSQSSVLSIAQDSMGFMWFGTKDGLNKYNTRNFEIYKREKGNRSSLSSGQNINALLTDSKGNLWIGTQKGLNKYLPETNSFKRYQHNPKKAGSISNNVVRSIFEDKAGHIWVGTDSGLNRLNNDNKFTRFLPGKGPQSGLAHHLVKSVCQDYEGAMWVGTQQGLTKIEIKNGKYQFRSYYHKKGDPTSLIDNDISVVYEDPKRNLWIGAHNSGLELFNRKEDTFRHFMSKKGDPNSISSNVVRRIATDREGKLWISTLHGINILDTENFKFSVLNHNPEDPGSLNHNSIYDILEDATGSMWVGTYFGGVNFYHANATPFRVYKTGVGKNSISSNVVSAIVEDKKHNLWIGTEAEGLNYFDRITGMFTNFKHDTENPNSLSSNLVKAISIGRDGKVWIATYEGGLDVYQPDTKTFKHYRTNYDDPTALNSNRIVCLLHDSKNRLWIGTRAQGIFIYNEKENNFTPYSNSSSHHELKFLKYFFEDSKKNIWITTNTGTYILDPYSNKIRTFTVDDNSSKFDDINIIKEDSRGIIWLGSYDDGLIRYDPSKYKIKFYTTKHGLPSNVILGILEDDQRNLWISTDNGLVKFDRKIFKTYTVEDGLPGNVFNYNSFYKDSKGEFFFGGYSGLVSFFPDQIKENKRIPKVIFTRLRLFNKTVVIGDESNLLSKNISLTKEITFSHAQNIFSIEFAVLNYIKSEKNKYAYKLEGLDKEWNYVTTPIATFYNLPSGTYKLLIKGANNDGVWTNELQQLIIHIQPPFWKTWWAYLIYALFLSGILFLVFRFLWIRALLRKEHEVYQMKMDFFTNVSHEIRTPLTLIIGPLEHLINDTKEHPRINRRLLTVKKNAGRLTRLVNELMDFRKQEAGKMTLMVSPENIVEFAKEIYLSFQYLAIRHHIDYQFVSAEEHIEVFFDPGQLEKVFFNLLSNAFKFTPEYGVIILTVKRAEKGYVEITVLDNGKGIPEESRDKLFTNFYQVKDPLSRNSGTGIGLALSKKIARLHHGDLVLLPATALAEQQSQTCFSLRLKTGNSHFKKEEVVSQFVNVENPVLYQVPQDLEELPDLEPVEDNIGEDRITLLIVEDNKEIRDFIRQSLKPFYHILDAEDGEQGTQLAFERIPDIIVSDVMMPVMDGLELCRVLKTDPRTSHIPIILLTARSGNIHEVSGLKTGAEAYITKPFSIDVLQLNINNLLTLQSNMRRKFSQQITLQPSNILIESTDEEFLNKIMAIIEHNFSMDDFNVNTLAAEVGMSTPILYKKIKALTGLTVNNFIKSVRLKRAAQLLKQNTYTVYEVAYMVGFSDSKYFSKEFIKQFGRTPSDYGMEDDQA; from the coding sequence ATGTTCCCATTATTTTTTTGGAATAGACTGCTGCCAATCTTCCTGCTTCTGCTGGGATATGGGCAGGTCTTTGCCCAAAAAGACAGGATCAGTTTTAAACACCTGACTGTAGAAAATGGACTTTCACAAAGTAGCGTGCTTTCTATTGCGCAGGATAGTATGGGCTTTATGTGGTTTGGTACCAAAGATGGATTGAACAAATACAATACCCGGAACTTTGAAATTTATAAAAGGGAAAAAGGAAACCGCTCGTCCCTAAGTAGTGGGCAAAACATCAATGCTTTATTGACAGATAGTAAAGGGAACCTTTGGATAGGTACACAAAAAGGCCTCAATAAATATTTACCCGAAACCAATTCCTTTAAGCGCTACCAGCACAATCCGAAGAAAGCAGGCAGCATCAGTAATAATGTCGTCAGAAGCATTTTTGAAGATAAAGCCGGCCATATCTGGGTGGGTACCGATAGCGGATTGAACAGGTTAAACAACGATAACAAATTTACCCGATTTTTACCTGGAAAGGGGCCGCAGTCCGGTTTGGCACACCATCTGGTCAAATCGGTTTGCCAGGACTACGAAGGAGCCATGTGGGTGGGTACACAGCAAGGTCTCACAAAAATAGAGATCAAAAATGGAAAATATCAGTTCCGTTCCTATTACCATAAAAAAGGTGATCCGACCAGCCTCATTGACAATGACATCAGTGTGGTTTATGAAGATCCTAAACGCAATCTTTGGATTGGCGCCCACAACAGTGGTTTAGAACTGTTTAATCGCAAGGAGGATACTTTCAGGCATTTTATGTCGAAAAAAGGTGACCCAAATAGCATCAGCAGTAATGTAGTCAGAAGAATTGCAACAGATAGAGAAGGGAAACTATGGATTTCTACCTTGCATGGCATCAACATCCTCGACACTGAAAACTTTAAGTTCAGTGTGCTCAATCACAATCCTGAAGATCCGGGTAGTTTAAACCACAATTCCATTTACGATATTCTGGAGGATGCAACCGGATCTATGTGGGTAGGTACCTATTTTGGTGGCGTAAATTTTTATCATGCCAATGCCACGCCTTTTCGTGTGTATAAAACCGGTGTCGGCAAAAATAGCATCAGTAGCAATGTGGTTAGCGCTATTGTGGAGGACAAAAAACACAATTTATGGATAGGTACTGAAGCCGAAGGACTTAACTATTTTGACCGGATTACCGGAATGTTTACCAACTTTAAACACGATACCGAAAATCCAAATTCATTAAGTTCTAACCTGGTAAAAGCCATTTCCATTGGCAGAGATGGTAAGGTATGGATCGCTACTTATGAGGGGGGATTGGATGTGTATCAACCGGATACCAAAACTTTTAAACATTACCGTACCAATTACGACGACCCAACGGCATTAAATTCCAACCGTATTGTGTGCTTGCTGCATGACAGCAAAAACCGTTTGTGGATAGGTACCCGGGCACAGGGTATTTTTATATACAATGAAAAGGAAAACAACTTTACACCCTACAGCAATTCGAGCAGTCACCACGAATTAAAATTCCTGAAGTACTTTTTTGAAGACAGCAAAAAAAACATCTGGATTACCACCAATACAGGTACCTATATCCTCGATCCGTATTCCAATAAAATAAGGACCTTTACGGTGGACGATAACAGCTCGAAATTTGATGACATCAATATCATTAAGGAAGATTCACGTGGCATTATCTGGTTGGGTAGTTACGATGATGGATTGATCCGCTACGATCCCTCAAAATATAAAATCAAGTTTTATACCACCAAACATGGCCTGCCCAGTAATGTTATCCTGGGGATTTTAGAAGATGACCAACGGAATTTATGGATCAGTACCGACAATGGCCTGGTTAAGTTTGACCGTAAAATATTTAAAACCTATACTGTAGAAGATGGTTTGCCCGGCAATGTGTTCAATTACAATTCCTTTTATAAGGATAGTAAAGGTGAATTCTTTTTTGGCGGGTATAGCGGTCTGGTCAGCTTTTTCCCTGATCAGATTAAAGAAAACAAAAGGATTCCAAAAGTGATCTTTACCCGCCTAAGGTTATTTAATAAAACAGTGGTTATTGGAGATGAAAGTAACCTGCTCAGTAAAAACATCAGTTTAACCAAAGAAATTACCTTTTCCCATGCGCAGAATATCTTTAGTATCGAATTTGCAGTACTTAATTACATTAAATCGGAAAAAAATAAATATGCCTATAAACTGGAGGGATTGGATAAAGAGTGGAATTATGTAACCACACCTATAGCCACTTTTTACAATCTGCCTTCGGGTACCTATAAACTGCTGATCAAAGGGGCTAACAATGATGGGGTGTGGACCAATGAACTTCAGCAGCTGATCATCCATATCCAGCCGCCCTTCTGGAAAACATGGTGGGCATATCTCATTTATGCTTTGTTCCTTTCCGGTATCCTTTTCCTGGTGTTCAGGTTTTTATGGATCCGGGCTTTGCTCAGAAAAGAACACGAAGTGTACCAGATGAAAATGGATTTCTTTACCAATGTTTCTCATGAAATCAGAACCCCGTTAACGCTGATCATCGGACCACTTGAGCATTTGATTAACGACACCAAAGAACATCCAAGGATCAATCGTCGTCTCCTGACAGTTAAAAAGAATGCAGGTCGCTTAACCCGCCTGGTCAATGAACTGATGGATTTCAGAAAACAGGAAGCCGGCAAAATGACCTTAATGGTAAGCCCCGAAAACATAGTCGAATTTGCCAAAGAGATTTATTTGTCCTTCCAGTACCTGGCCATCAGACACCATATTGATTATCAGTTTGTCAGTGCCGAGGAGCATATCGAAGTTTTCTTTGATCCGGGGCAGCTGGAAAAGGTATTTTTTAATCTTTTGTCCAACGCATTTAAGTTTACACCCGAGTATGGGGTTATTATCCTTACGGTAAAAAGGGCCGAAAAAGGATATGTAGAAATTACAGTACTGGATAATGGAAAGGGAATTCCGGAAGAAAGCAGGGACAAGCTGTTTACCAATTTTTATCAGGTAAAAGATCCGCTTTCCCGAAACAGCGGAACCGGGATTGGACTGGCGCTGTCTAAAAAAATTGCCAGGTTACATCACGGCGACCTGGTCCTGCTGCCCGCTACAGCATTAGCCGAACAGCAGTCACAAACCTGTTTCAGCCTGAGATTAAAAACAGGAAACAGCCATTTTAAAAAGGAAGAGGTTGTTTCGCAATTTGTGAATGTTGAAAATCCGGTACTGTATCAGGTACCGCAGGATTTGGAAGAACTGCCCGATTTGGAACCGGTGGAAGACAACATTGGGGAAGACAGAATTACGCTGCTTATCGTAGAAGACAATAAGGAAATCCGAGACTTTATCCGGCAATCGTTAAAGCCCTTTTATCATATTCTGGATGCTGAAGATGGTGAGCAGGGGACACAATTGGCATTCGAAAGAATACCTGATATTATTGTCAGCGACGTGATGATGCCGGTGATGGACGGACTGGAGTTGTGCCGGGTATTGAAAACAGATCCCCGTACCAGCCATATTCCCATCATTCTGCTCACGGCCCGCTCGGGAAACATACATGAAGTAAGTGGATTAAAAACAGGGGCAGAGGCATACATTACCAAACCTTTCAGCATTGATGTGCTGCAACTGAACATCAACAACCTGCTTACTCTGCAAAGCAATATGCGCAGGAAATTTAGTCAGCAAATTACGCTGCAGCCTTCCAACATCCTGATCGAATCAACAGATGAGGAGTTCTTAAATAAGATCATGGCCATTATTGAACATAACTTCAGTATGGATGATTTTAATGTCAATACCCTGGCCGCCGAAGTAGGGATGAGTACACCAATCCTGTATAAAAAAATTAAAGCACTAACAGGTTTAACGGTCAACAATTTCATTAAATCTGTTCGTTTAAAAAGGGCCGCGCAGCTACTGAAGCAAAATACATATACGGTTTATGAAGTGGCTTATATGGTTGGTTTTAGCGACAGCAAATACTTTAGTAAAGAGTTCATCAAGCAATTTGGACGCACACCAAGCGATTACGGTATGGAAGACGATCAGGCCTGA
- a CDS encoding S9 family peptidase: protein MRTRYHRILLIFSSFLALSITVQAQIKGTIWDINEIYKVPACKIISTDSVVTIVYQGLTYKGLPKNTFAYYASPGTLSGDRSKDKKLPAVVLVHGGGGTAFKNWAMMWAKKGYAAIAMDLRGNDGNKKHIAGGFDEPGGLTPYFTITPGLNEQWMYQAVGDVILAHNLIRSFKEVDSNRTALTGISWGGIISCVLAGVDNRYKAVVPVYGCGYLFQNSGMKKDLDQLNIADRKAWISQYDPSQYLSKAKMPMLFVNGTNDSHFFLDSYAKTYSQVKNKKLSVKIGLKHNHSYGWGNEEIYHFINSYLNSSASLPSFGPVQIQKNAVTAKIKTQVLIDKAYLNYTTDTAALLKDRKWERREIDVKNNRISLPLLPAGLTIWYLSVTDKRGLQLSTELQGLNTN, encoded by the coding sequence ATGAGAACCAGATATCACCGTATACTTTTAATATTCAGCTCTTTTCTGGCTTTAAGTATAACTGTACAGGCCCAAATAAAGGGTACCATATGGGATATTAATGAAATTTATAAGGTTCCAGCCTGCAAAATTATAAGCACCGACTCTGTGGTGACGATAGTTTACCAGGGCCTCACTTATAAAGGCTTGCCCAAAAATACTTTTGCTTACTATGCCAGTCCAGGTACCCTGAGCGGCGATCGCAGTAAAGACAAAAAATTGCCTGCAGTGGTGTTGGTTCATGGTGGCGGAGGAACAGCATTTAAAAACTGGGCGATGATGTGGGCAAAAAAAGGGTATGCAGCCATCGCAATGGATTTAAGAGGCAATGATGGAAATAAAAAGCACATAGCGGGTGGTTTCGACGAACCGGGCGGCCTCACACCTTATTTTACCATTACACCGGGTTTAAATGAACAATGGATGTATCAGGCAGTGGGAGATGTGATATTGGCCCATAACCTCATCAGAAGTTTTAAAGAGGTAGATAGCAACAGAACTGCTCTTACAGGCATTAGCTGGGGTGGCATCATCAGTTGTGTGCTTGCCGGTGTTGATAACCGTTACAAAGCTGTGGTACCTGTTTACGGATGCGGTTATCTTTTCCAAAATAGCGGGATGAAAAAGGATCTCGATCAGTTAAACATAGCTGATAGAAAAGCCTGGATCAGTCAATATGATCCCTCACAATATCTGTCTAAAGCAAAAATGCCCATGCTGTTTGTCAATGGCACCAACGATAGCCATTTTTTTCTGGACAGCTATGCAAAAACCTATAGCCAGGTTAAAAATAAAAAACTGTCTGTCAAAATTGGGCTGAAACACAACCATAGCTATGGATGGGGAAACGAAGAAATCTATCATTTTATCAATAGTTATCTGAACAGCAGCGCCTCTTTACCCAGCTTCGGACCAGTTCAAATCCAAAAAAATGCGGTTACGGCCAAAATTAAAACACAGGTACTAATTGATAAAGCATACCTCAATTATACCACCGATACGGCAGCATTGTTAAAAGACAGGAAATGGGAACGCCGGGAAATCGATGTAAAGAATAATCGGATCTCCTTACCTTTGCTACCTGCAGGGCTTACCATCTGGTATTTGTCGGTAACCGATAAAAGAGGATTACAGCTAAGTACAGAATTGCAGGGACTTAATACCAATTAA
- a CDS encoding RNA polymerase sigma factor, which produces MLPYNQLNDEMLADLLKKGDEEAYTVIFDRFYGLLFVHACKLLRNEDEAKDLVQELFEVLWTRRESIAFEHSLSSYLYTSIRNRIINRIAHYQVEHKYISSLQSFIDKDTYLADYRVRESEMRKMIEREILALPRKMREVFELSRKEYLSYKQIAVKLDISEQTVRMHVKKALRILKPKLSLVAWLFLFFNL; this is translated from the coding sequence ATGCTACCGTATAACCAATTGAACGATGAAATGCTGGCCGATCTCCTGAAAAAGGGGGATGAGGAGGCCTATACTGTCATTTTTGATCGTTTCTATGGTCTGTTGTTTGTTCACGCCTGTAAATTGCTGCGCAACGAAGACGAAGCAAAAGACCTGGTACAGGAGCTGTTTGAAGTGTTATGGACACGCCGCGAGAGTATCGCCTTTGAACATAGCCTGTCATCCTATCTTTATACTTCCATCCGAAACCGCATTATCAATCGGATAGCGCATTATCAGGTAGAACATAAATACATCAGCTCCCTGCAAAGCTTTATAGATAAAGACACTTATCTGGCCGATTACCGGGTAAGGGAAAGTGAGATGAGAAAAATGATTGAACGTGAAATATTAGCCCTGCCAAGAAAAATGAGAGAGGTATTTGAGCTGAGCCGAAAAGAATACCTTTCCTATAAACAGATTGCCGTTAAATTGGATATTTCCGAACAAACCGTACGTATGCATGTCAAAAAGGCCCTGCGCATCCTCAAACCCAAACTCAGTCTGGTTGCCTGGCTTTTCCTGTTTTTTAACCTTTAA